The segment AATATCAGCTACTTCTCGCGGAGAAGTTTTAAAAGTACTGGCAAGAACCATCGCTAAATTAGTAGCATAATCACCATGTTCTTTTTCGCGAGGTATTTCAACCTCAATTTCCGGATATTCCTTAAGTTCCAGACCCTTTTCCTGAACAGCTTTATCTAAAGCTGTTTTCAAATTTTCTTTAAGTTTCTTTTCCACTTTTGCCATCATATTTTCTGTCATCATCCTTCAACCCCTTTCCTTTGGTAATAAACTTCTAAACTATTTTTTCCTATAACCTCACCCATTAGATATTGAGTATATTCTAATTCAATCTTCCCCTCTGATTCATCTAATTCAATTTGAATATCCTCAGTTTCTACCTCAAGGCTAACCTCCTGTTGATTAATCTGATAAAAACCTTCAGTCTTTTCTTTTTCAACAAAGTCCTGTTTCATTGCTGCTGGTTTGGCTCTCATTAGTAAAACTCTGTTTTCTTCAGGCTCAATTTTAAGAGTAGTTTTAGCTCCTTCAATACCTTCAGAATAATCATTATAAATTAGATAATAAATATTGTTTTTAATATAAAAAAAGCCTTCACTAGAATTTGTTAAAAAATCAGTTTCGGCACCTTCCACATTTTGTCTGTTTTTTATTTCAATATTTACCTCATATTTCATAAAAAAACCCCTTCAAAGTCAAAAACCACAGCTTAACACTGTGGTTTTAATAACTATCTTACACTTTTATTATTATATACTATTTGTTTTCTTTTGACAAGCTCTATTTAAGTCCTAATTTTTTCACTAATCTTCCTTTTGGTGCATAACCAACGATCTTGTCTTTTACTTTTCCATTTTCAAAAACAATCATTGTTGGAATACTTTGAACACCATAACGAGCAGCTGTTGACTGATTTTCATCAACATTTAATTTTGCAACTTTTACTTCATCTGCATATTCACGGGCTATATTTTTCATAACAGGCTCAACCATTTTACATGGTCCACACCATTCTGCCCAAAAATCAACAATTACAGTCTTATCTGCCTTCATAACTTCACGATTAAAATTTCCATCAGTAACTTTTACCGGTTTACTCATTAATTATCTCCTCCATTTAAAAATTGAAATTTATATTATTTTATTTAGGCTATAGCCTT is part of the Halanaerobiales bacterium genome and harbors:
- a CDS encoding DUF1934 domain-containing protein, with protein sequence MKYEVNIEIKNRQNVEGAETDFLTNSSEGFFYIKNNIYYLIYNDYSEGIEGAKTTLKIEPEENRVLLMRAKPAAMKQDFVEKEKTEGFYQINQQEVSLEVETEDIQIELDESEGKIELEYTQYLMGEVIGKNSLEVYYQRKGVEG
- the trxA gene encoding thioredoxin, whose translation is MSKPVKVTDGNFNREVMKADKTVIVDFWAEWCGPCKMVEPVMKNIAREYADEVKVAKLNVDENQSTAARYGVQSIPTMIVFENGKVKDKIVGYAPKGRLVKKLGLK